DNA from Archaeoglobus veneficus SNP6:
TCATCAATGGGCAGTTGCTGCACTTTTTGCTGTGTTTATAGCAGTTGTACGCTGTATCAATTAAATCTCTAAGCAACTCAGACCTATTCTTTCGCAACCTCTTCTGCAACACCTCGAGCCTTTCGAGGTGCACAGGGTACAACGATACCTCTACAGGCACCCTTATACTACCACCTCCTGTACGTACATAACTTAATATCAGTTAAGTTATTTAAACTTTTTCTTGTCTAAGTATGTATAAGTGCACCAAACTTTGCAAAATAATATATATTGCTACTTAGTATGTCATGTTATGTTAGGTGAA
Protein-coding regions in this window:
- a CDS encoding ribbon-helix-helix protein, CopG family produces the protein MPVEVSLYPVHLERLEVLQKRLRKNRSELLRDLIDTAYNCYKHSKKCSNCPLMNG